One genomic window of Muntiacus reevesi chromosome 4, mMunRee1.1, whole genome shotgun sequence includes the following:
- the RPL29 gene encoding large ribosomal subunit protein eL29, with product MAKSKNHTTHNQSRKWHRNGIKKPRSQRYESLKGVDPKFLRNMRFAKKHNKKGLKKMQANNAKAMSARAEAVKALVKPKEVKPKMPTGGSRKLSRLAYIAHPKLGKRARARIAKGLRFCRPKSQAKAPTKAKPPAAAAPAAKGAQAPTKAPE from the exons ATGGCCAAGTCCAAGAACCACACCACGCACAACCAGT CCCGAAAATGGCATAGAAACGGCATCAAGAAACCCCGATCACAACGATATGAATCTCTTAAGGGG GTAGACCCCAAGTTCCTGAGGAACATGCGCTTTGCCAAGAAGCACAACAAGAAGGGCCTGAAGAAGATGCAGGCCAACAATGCCAAGGCCATGAGTGCACGTGCTGAGGCTGTCAAGGCCCTCGTGAAGCCCAAGGAGGTCAAGCCCAAGATGCCAACAGGTGGCAGCCGCAAGCTCAGCCGACTTGCCTACATTGCTCATCCCAAGCTCGGGAAACGTGCTCGTGCTCGCATCGCCAAGGGTCTCAGGTTCTGCCGGCCAAAGTCCCAGGCCAAGGCTCCAACCAAGGCCAAGCCACCTGCAGCTGCGGCTCCAGCTGCCAAGGGTGCCCAGGCCCCCACCAAAGCTCCGGAGTAG
- the ACY1 gene encoding aminoacylase-1 — protein MASEGSEGEHPSVTLFRRYLRIRTLQPEPDYGAAVAFFEERALQLGLGCQKVEVAPGRVVTVLTWPGTNPRLSSVLLNSHTDVVPVFQEYWSHDPFEAFKDADGYIYGRGAQDMKCVSIQYLEAVRRLKAEGHHFPRTIHLTFVPDEEIGGHQGMELFVKRPEFQALRAGFALDEGLANPTDAFTVFYSERSPWWVRVTSTGKPGHGSRFIEDTAAEKLHKVVSSILAFREKERQRLQSDPQLKEGAVTSVNLTILEGGVAFNVVPATMSASFDFRVAPDVDLKAFEGQLQDWCQAAGEGVTFECAQKWTEPQVTPTDDSDPWWAAFSGACKDMNLTLEPEIFPAATDSRYLRAVGVPALGFSPMNRTPILLHDHDERLHEAVFLRGVDIYTRLLPALASVPVLPSES, from the exons ATGGCCAGCGAAGGTAGCGAGGGCGAGCACCCATCCGTGACGCTCTTCCGTCGGTACCTGCGCATCCGCACCCTCCAGCCCGAGCCCGACTATG GGGCAGCTGTGGCCTTCTTTGAGGAGAGAGCCCTCCAGCTGGGCCTGGGCTGTCAGAAAGTGGAG GTGGCACCTGGCCGTGTAGTGACCGTGTTAACCTGGCCAGGCACCAACCCCAGACTCTCCTCCGTGTTGCTCAACTCCCATACGGATGTGGTTCCTGTCTTCCAG gaaTATTGGAGTCACGATCCCTTTGAGGCCTTCAAGGATGCAGACGGCTACATCTATGGCAGGGGTGCCCAGGACATGAAGTGTGTCAGCATCCA aTACCTGGAAGCTGTGAGGAGGCTGAAGGCTGAAGGCCACCATTTCCCCAGAACCATCCACTTGACTTTTGTGCCAG atgaggagattgGGGGTCACCAAGGCATGGAGCTGTTTGTGAAGCGGCCTGAGTTCCAGGCCCTGAGGGCTGGCTTCGCCCTGGATGAGG GCCTGGCCAACCCCACTGACGCCTTCACTGTCTTTTACAGTGAGCGGAGCCCCTGGT ggGTGCGGGTCACCAGCACCGGGAAGCCGGGCCACGGCTCACGATTCATCGAGGACACAGCAGCGGAGAAGCTG CACAAGGTCGTGAGCTCCATCCTGGCTTTTCGGGAGAAGGAGAGGCAGAG GTTGCAGTCAGACCCTCAACTGAAGGAGGGGGCCGTGACCTCCGTGAACCTGACTATCCTAGAAGGTGGCGTGGCTTTTAACGTGGTACCTGCCACCATGAGTGCCAGCTTTGACTTCCGCGTGGCCCCGGATGTGGACCTGAAG GCTTTCGAGGGGCAGCTGCAGGACTGGTGCCAGGCAGCTGGCGAGGGGGTCACATTCGAGTGTGCTCAG AAGTGGACAGAGCCCCAAGTGACACCTACTGATGACTCAGACCCTTGGTGGGCAGCATTTAGCGGGGCCTGCAAAGACAT GAACCTCACTCTGGAGCCAGAGATCTTCCCCGCTGCCACGGACAGTCGCTATCTTCGTGCG GTAGGGGTCCCGGCTCTGGGCTTCTCACCCATGAACCGCACGCCCATCCTGCTCCACGACCACGATGAACGGCTGCACGAGGCCGTGTTCCTCCGTGGTGTCGACATATACACTCGGCTGCTGCCTGCCCTGGCCAGTGTGCCGGTCCTGCCCAGTGAAAGCTGA